The window ctacgtgttaaatctatataaaaaataaaacaattgcTACGTGTACATGTCACATGTAAAAAATTGTGCCATATGACAAATTTAACAATTAGTTAATTTCTCATTAAAAATGAGTTAAGTGTCATATATGGAAATACTTCAGGGAAAGAAATTATAGCACAAGGGGCAAATGACAAAATTTGGATACTACATCGGCCAAATATGGATTTAATCTCTTATTTTCCTAAACAAACAAATATcgaaaaattaagaaaatatttttaagtataatctTTTCCGGTAAATAAACGGCCCCATTTGTTTGTCGAAAAATATATGTGCAGaaaatattttcatgtttttccggTGTTTGTTTGATTAGGAAAATAAGTCAACAGAAAATTTTAGATTAGTCAACGTGAAAATTTATGGAAAAAGTGAtgacaatgttttataattttttaaagagtaaaacatttttctaaGTTTTTGGAACCCTACTTAATTCCTTCTTATCCTTTTGAAAACAGCAGTCACACACCACTTCTTCCTGTTTTCTGGTATTATAACCAAATACCaaacatattttattttcctacaCACAATTTTACCTACTCAGTATTTTCCGACAAACAAACACGGTCTCACGTTTGTGAAACGGTACCAATTTAGTCTTGGATAACAGAACTTAAGTCAAATTGGTACTATTTCACAAACCCTGAGACGTCAAGTTCCATTATTCATGACTAAATTGGTATCATTTCATAAACGTTGAGACTAAAATAATGTTATTTTATACATCGAAGTTAAATTAACACCTTTTCAAAAACTTTAAAGTCATTTTCTACCTTATAatacctttttttttaataatttgaacTTATTTATCTCGAtctctcaaattaaaactcaaaTTTCTCGTATTTTTCGCAGTCTCATCCGACACTCACAACGGAGGAAAGATCAAAGGTATGCAAATGCCTAAACTATGAGAAACTAAGCTTGGAAGCATGTAAAGATTTGGCTAAAAACCCAAGAATTCCTCCAAGAATTGCAATAGAGGCATTGAAATgtcaatcaaaatcaaaagaagTTGTAAATGGAAATTTCatagaagaaaatgaagaaatgaaaATGAATATAGAAAGGATGCAAAAGAGAGTAATTGAATTAGAGAAAGCTTGTAAAGATATGAAAGGTCAAATGTCTTTATTAGTTAAgcataataataatcataataatgttattattattcctACATTTTCTTCCCCAACTAGAGCCCTTACTAGACTTTGttagatttttgtttttttttttaattctttttgtaaaaaaatggATATAACATGTGTATTATACAacttttggggtttatttgtaattttattaaattaatgtGTATTGCTGAGAGAATAAAATATGgtggtgtttgtttcagcttgtCGAAACAGTTTTTAGCTCTTCACTTTTAATCGCAATGAAATATAGTATTTTATTAGGAGAAAGTGTGTTTATGCTCCCCGCTTATGAGAAAACCGTCTCAGCAATATCGTTTGGGTCAAATGGAATTCACCGGATTTTAATtggataaaattaaatattgatGGCATGTGTAAAGGGAACTGTAGTCGGGCATCGGCTagtggcgaatacatgattACTTGGTTGGAGGGctgattttacacgtgcgttcgtaaagattttttttttaacttgctcgattttttttttttttttttttgtatatatgcgtcttataatttgaatggtcaaaaaccaatttttaagtattaatgtacaatttttcaaaattaagctagatttcgtttaacaatcctaacatataaaaaaaaactttggatttagggaggctgaacaggtaaaaaaaattaaaaattttgtttTAAGAGGACCTACcatgcaaaaaaaattaataatttggattgaaggagGCATAACAGAAcacaaaaattagaaatttggatttagagatgcctaacaggccaaaaaaaattagaaatttggatttagaaaggcctaacaggcaaaaaaaaatagaaatttggatttataaaaaattagaaatttggatttaaggtgTACCTAATAGACCCAAAAtattgaaaattttaattttggacAAGTCTAACACGTAATAGACCATTTTAGGGGGCTAATTCAATCCTCGATAAAAACGTTTTGAGACAGAGGGCCAAAACTACCATGGATCAAGGTGGTTCTGGCGGCTGGAGGGCCCCGGACCCCTTAGGCCCCTGTCTATGCCCCTGGCCTCGGCAGGACGTATTCTTTGGGATGCAAATGGTACATGGATAGGGGGCTTTTTTTGCTTTTTGAAGCATCGACCATTGTTTAGCGTTTCATTTCAAATCACAATGGAATTTATAGAGTTTTTAGAGACAGAAAATAGAGAGTGAGAGTGAGTGTGAGcgtgtttagagagagaatgaaaataaattaaatagaaaTGTGAGAGAAGAAGGAAATGGTGAATTTgagattttgtttttgttttgaggtctgtttgtgataattagataataagggggttaatttataaaataataaatataaaaatcaaaATAGCTCTTTACCATTTCACTTTTGATTTGTTTTTAACATTGTTAGTCAGTTTGAACTGCCTTTACTAACAGAATGAACCACAGAATAccagtttgcaaacttttaaatcatgtagtttatgtttgaaaatcaCGTTtacttttatacttttccctaataataatagtagtaatcaagtggtgaagctcttaacCTGTTGGTTGAAAGCTTACCTATAATTCTAGAgatcatgggttcgaatcacattggAGTAGAGTCGGTTAAGGGTTTTCCTTtgtctttaatgtaattttcttttgtttaatgtaagtgcattgtgtacaacttttaaaaaaaaaaataatagtaaTCATTAtgctaattttattattattcctaTATTTTCTACCCCAAGTAGAGCTTTGACTAGACTttgttaaatattattttttttaatttttttttgtaaaaaaatggGTAAGTTTTggagttatatttttttttatttggtatTATACAACTGTTGGAtttatttgtacttttttttaataaaattaatgtgTATTCTTGATAGAATAAATTGTGCTTGGTAAGTTTTaaaagtgcaattttacctttataaATTAGTCCAAGTGGTTAGGGGTGCACACAAAAatccgaaaaaccgaaaaaccaaaccgaaaccgaaccgaaaataaAGTTAACCAAAACCGATGGATCAGTgtatggtttttaattttaaaaatagtggttaatggttacggttacggttacggtttttgtattttaaaaaccgcggttaaccgaaaccgaccgaatatcaattaaatataaaacatataaatatatatatatatatatatatatgtgtatgtatatattATCCCACTTCAATGAATATAGGTTAAGAGTTAATTTAAAAACATTATGAAACATATTTGTGATTTTGGataaataaaagtatattttgGCGAACGTAATAATACGTACCGTACACTTATTAATTTATagcatatattttaaatttttatgtacaattttttttatagattctTATTTCGTATTTCGCCAAAGACCGATAAATTGTGAGGACCGGGCTATAATATTGGGTTAGGAAGATGTGATAATGCTCACTTATCTTGTGAATCTATCAATATTTATTGccttttttttacatgttcctGTATAAACTTATctacgatttttttttttttttgaatattttGTACTAGCTTGCTTAGCCAACAGAAATTGGCTGGAGGAAGCCTAATTTTTGGTGAATGGTCGTCTACCAGTTAACTGCTAGTGATGAAATAGTGTCAAAATAACTGATGGCTATGTTCCATTACTTCCTCCTCCCTCACAATGCAAGAAACACATCTAATGGTTTTTTAAACTGTATGTTAATTTATTGATCTCATATTTATAAGTAGGGATATCTAGTTCACTTTTAAACAAAGAtatattatgtttattaatggttaaaaaccgaaataaaaggttaaccgaccgaatatttggttaaccgattagtggttaaccgaatttaatggactagtgtatggttagtatatttaaaaaaccgaaaaaatggtTAACCGATCGAATTAatcttaatggactggttaaccgaccacgtgcacccctaCAAGTGGTACATTAATATAGCTATAAATGACAGCTGGATTTATAAATGAAACGAGTTTGAACGACAAAACTCTGCACGAAAACTCATGAACAGAAGTAATTATAGATTCATGAAGAAACTCATATATAAACatgattttaatatttatgAACAAGTTCGTAAGTAAATTTggttcaattattatttttaagggtaattaatttattaatccctatattttgacaaaacacactgtttagtccctgtgttttaaaaaacacatggtaaggtccctaacttttttctcgctaaactgtttagtccttctgtctgtttgttagatatTTTATcgtttatgaattcggaaatgactaaattaccctttattatttatcagtcaaaagcaatttacacctctatgtctttctctcacaactcgCGCTAAAAAAATAGAGAAATGATTGAATCCCTAACTCTTAATCGACTCAAATCAACCAGAAGAACGCAGAGATGAGAAACAATGAAGAAAATTGTCTTATATATTTGCTTTTGTGGTAAAGGGTAGTTAAGgcattacatttttttaaatagatcTTGACTCaagtccaaattgactaacagaatcttcatgagagtctaacgataTGGACTAAACAATTTATcgagaaaaacattagggactaaatagttcgtcgagaaaaaggttagggaccttaccgtgtgttttttaaaatacatggactaaacagtgtgttttgtcaaaatatagggactaataaattaattaccctatttttAACAATAGTATTCCTCCAAAGAGAATGTAAAATTACCGTAGTTTTGTGTACAACTTTACTTTTATAGATTGCAAAACTATATGATTTTgtattaatgaaatttaaaataaacataattaatgagttattcCTGCGCAAACTTTACAATTAACGAACTGCTTGTAAGTAAAACTCAAAGAACTGCTTGTAAGTAAAACTCGTGAATAATTAAAGAATTGCTCACGGACAGCTCACGAACAAGATGTTGAGTTCAAGCTCGTTCATTTATTGCTGAATCAAGCATGAGCAAGGAAAGCTCAACTCGATTACAACTCGATTACAGTCCTATGTATCAAAGGTTTTTCCAAATCAGCTATTTCAGTCCAATCCGTTTTTTCAAACCGTTTTTCACCAAATACCACTATAGAGATTTTTAACTAATCATAATTTAAACCTCTAATTTACACCAAAACTCTCTCTACCAATATCTATCATTTTTAATTGTGTAAacctaaatattttaaaaaaatcacaaaaatcaatctttctttcttgcatcCATAAGTTTCGTGTTAAAAGAGTAGTAACTTGAGAACCATTTCCGCAAAATTCAAACGACAAGAAATTTCTCGTTAGAGAATTCAAGTGTTACGGCAATTCTGTCCCGTTTCTGATAATTCGAGAACCATGGATGGATGTAATAAACccaaaaaaatctataaaccgCATCAATTGTAGTAGGATGTAAACGAGACAGGGCAGGACAGGGATTATATTCCTCATGCCTGCTCCCCGACCTATCGTGGATTCCCCGTCTCCAAAACCTAAACGAGGAAAATGTTGTCCCCATCCCTGCCTCGTTGGGGATTCCCAATTCTCCATTTCATTAcgtttttttaatatatgtaaattttttattctatttttttctcTATCTTCTTGGAATTTGGCAAAATACAACGACAAATAATAAGATTAAATTTGAGCGGAgtgtcaaaaaaaaatttgacttAACATAATAACTCTAAAAagaatcacaaaaaatatatatagaaataaaaaataaatgctAAACGGGGAATTAATCGAAAATTCCAGAGATCCCCGTGGGGACATCAAGGACAGGTATGGGGATCCTAACGGGACGAGGATACACTCCCGTCCCGTCCTCCCGTGCTGGGAGAAAACAATCTCCATCCCTATCCCCGCCTCGTGGGGATTCTAATCGGGGAATTCGTCCCCGTCGAGGCAGATCCCGACGGGATGGGGAAccccgccccgtttacatcccgAGAGATGGCAACAGTTAAATTTGTCCTAGAAAGCAACAATGATAACTAATCAATGAATACGTATATAGTAGACGAGATAATTACAGATTAGTTATGAACTTCCTATGCTTTGCAAGAGAACTGCAGAAAATTACATTTTTGGGTATTTCTGATACATTGAAAAGAATAACAACaacaagagaagaagaagaaagggacTTACTTTCAGAGGTATTTACATAACAGTTTTTACCTTTCGGGTGTCAAAAAATTACCCGCCTTTCTGCAAAATAATCTGCGGAACAAAAAAATTAGATCAAAATGCTTATCTTCTTGCAGCAGCCGGGTGTGGCACGGATGAGTGTCGCGGATGTGCAGAAGTATCATACAGTGTTAACAGATATAAATCCCTATGTCGAAAACAAAGCCTCCAAATAGTCATCAACATAAGCTAAGCATGGCCAGTTATCGGTTCTAATACGAACCAACGTCGAGAGATCGGAAACTTCCATTTGGAAAAGGAGATGGAACCTTGGTGGAAGAAATATCAGAACAGAAAAGCAACCCATGCTTCTTTTATAGTCGTTTACCGGAGCTTCTTTACTGTCTTCTTCATCGTTGAAGTACGTGATATGAAGTGGACCTCTATGTAGATCCGTAAATGAGGCAGCATCATCGAGAAATGAATCTGATGCAGCGTCCTTGCATACGATGTTTCTGATGATTCCTCCGTCCCTCACAGTGTTTACAAGCTGTTCTCCGATTATGCTGACAACGAATGGTGCCAAGTACTGCTCGGTGGCGCGGATCAGAAGTTCTGCAGGAACTTCAAGTAGCTTGACTGATCGAGTCCCGTTGATTGCTGCAACAGCCTTGCTGCCTTTTAATGGGAATGTCTCTCGCCCAATGTTACTAGAAGCGCCACATGCTTCCCAGAGAGCATCAAATAATCCGGCATAATAAGTAGGTACTGTGTCTTCCGGGATATCAGATGGAACAATAGCCTTTTGAAACATGTCCTCTATACCGACCGTGATACTCTGAAGCGGACCACTGATTATCTGACCGTTTTCCAAATTTGCTTCAAGGGATACTTCAACCAGACCTGGTGTAGGCTCACGAGGTTCTAAATGAATTGTCACCGGGGCCCTGTAGTCTTCTTCCACTTCTCCACAACCATTCTCTACAGGAACAATTTCTAGTGAAACGGTTGGGTCGGACCTGGAGGGATCGCCAAGAAGAAAGGGTATATGACAAGATGGAATAGACCCATACGGAGCAGAGGATGAAAATTTAAGCACAGTTGCATATATGGCGGGAACGGTATCTTCTACTCCTTCCAACCTGCTAATAGGGGACCCGGTCCCTAAAATTTGATTGAAAGGCTCGGATTCAAGTCTCAAACTGCAGGATATGCTAACCTTAAGCCCTTGCATTCGCCTAAAATCAGGAATGCATGAAAAATGCCTCCTTAATATATCTAAGGTTTCCGAAATCTTTGAATCCGTTACACGCAATGGCGCCTGAAACTGATTGTTTCTTTCAGATCCTGCTGCGGGCAGAAGATCTGTACTAACATCTATCTCCTTTGAATCAACCTGAGGTTCATTTTCGATTATGCTCTCTACATAGCTAGGTTTACTAGTCCCGATACCTGAAGTTGACAAACACAATGACCAGGATTGTTTAACAAGCAATGGTATTGCGCGTTCCAGATGAATGCAGGATAAGATACTTTTAGATTTCTTGAAGTTCTGAAGATTTCGCGGAGATGCAACATTGAAGAAAGAACTGGAATGAGTAGATGGTGAAATGCCGAGGAATTGCTCCCCAAAATTCAGTATGTCTTTCAGCTTCTTCCCTGGTATACAGATCAGCATCCGCAAGTAGATCCTAAACAATGCCCGGTAAATGAAAAAAGTTAGTAGAAACAATGCCCGGTAAATGAAGAAAGTTAGTAGAAACGCTTAATAACAAGTAGTAATTGCTTATCCTGTATTTTCAGGCTgcaagaaggaaagaaagaggcAGAGATACTTAAACCATATAATGCTAATTGGAATAAAGAAAACGAAgacgaaaatgaaaatgaaatatgtaACCATTTGTTAGCTACCTTGCATCGTCTCGAACCTCCAAGTCAGGGAAGTACAAACAAGTGAAAGCCAAAAGACGAGATAACCCGAGGAACAATCTAGAGCTATGGTGCTGCACCAGCATAGTTCGGCAAATGACAAGAACTTTACTTCCCTGCGACCAGGATTTCAGTCCAGTGTCAGGGGAATGATGCGCGACAAGGAAAACCATGAACTTGGTAAGAAGGTCTAGCAATCGCTGAGGCGGAATTGTGTCATTCTCAGCGATTCTATCAAATATGGGGAAGTAAGAAACCAATTTATAATCTATTTTGACTTTCGGAAGCAAATACTCATCAAAAATCTGAAGTAGGCGCTCTCCCAACCAACAATGGCTCCGGCAGCCTGACAAACGGCCAATGAAAGAAACAACCACTGGAACTAATCTTAGAAAATCCAATGTCATGCCCACCAGCATCCCCTAGACAAGTGAACTTTCCAACATCAGTAATAATAAATGAAATCGGTCAAGAAATACAATGAGACGTACTCTCTCAgattaaacattaaaaaaattgagATAAAGCTATAGATGACATGGTCTATGCTCCAAAGCTagaaaacaagaaagaaacTCATAATTATCAATCAGATCACCCATGATTCAGACTTGGATCATTTCATATCTGACATAAACTCCGGGACTACAAAATTAATTTGTTACGAACTGAGTTTCAGTTGATGAAAAGAACT is drawn from Euphorbia lathyris chromosome 9, ddEupLath1.1, whole genome shotgun sequence and contains these coding sequences:
- the LOC136205611 gene encoding uncharacterized protein: MTDKPPPLKPPLLPQDWDSLIDDFQHGGARLQKWTAVPHFLPSLIDQALSFLLRKDFPSKIPLLVFLEEFAELLFTNESHLDCLLDALRAVVQAPLDGIAITLLLKEQFMVSTTSIYVSIDALNNFPSQYTEGLAELLLTVIHRPNHGLDRHTRGIACECLRELEKCYPCLLSGIAGHLWSLCQSERTHACQSYLLLFTMVVHNIVNRKLNVSILNTSVPLVPFNVPQAVLDGNGKEINSGLNYKELRRALAYLLESPQVLTPCGLMEFLQMIMPIASALELQASLLKVQFFGLIYSFDPLLCHIVLFMYSYFLDAFDGKESDIVKRLMLISKETQHTLAFRLLALHWLLGFLSKLMLTREAKKYKSVIQMGLRFYPSVFDPLALKALKLDLLALYSMCVGILEPEGDSGEQRGASKISVKLFEDGIVSVSAFKWLPPWSTETAVAFRFFHKFLIGGSSHSDSDPSTTRNLMNSTTFHALKGMLVGMTLDFLRLVPVVVSFIGRLSGCRSHCWLGERLLQIFDEYLLPKVKIDYKLVSYFPIFDRIAENDTIPPQRLLDLLTKFMVFLVAHHSPDTGLKSWSQGSKVLVICRTMLVQHHSSRLFLGLSRLLAFTCLYFPDLEVRDDARIYLRMLICIPGKKLKDILNFGEQFLGISPSTHSSSFFNVASPRNLQNFKKSKSILSCIHLERAIPLLVKQSWSLCLSTSGIGTSKPSYVESIIENEPQVDSKEIDVSTDLLPAAGSERNNQFQAPLRVTDSKISETLDILRRHFSCIPDFRRMQGLKVSISCSLRLESEPFNQILGTGSPISRLEGVEDTVPAIYATVLKFSSSAPYGSIPSCHIPFLLGDPSRSDPTVSLEIVPVENGCGEVEEDYRAPVTIHLEPREPTPGLVEVSLEANLENGQIISGPLQSITVGIEDMFQKAIVPSDIPEDTVPTYYAGLFDALWEACGASSNIGRETFPLKGSKAVAAINGTRSVKLLEVPAELLIRATEQYLAPFVVSIIGEQLVNTVRDGGIIRNIVCKDAASDSFLDDAASFTDLHRGPLHITYFNDEEDSKEAPVNDYKRSMGCFSVLIFLPPRFHLLFQMEVSDLSTLVRIRTDNWPCLAYVDDYLEALFST